The Candidatus Hydrogenedentota bacterium genome segment GTACGGCATCACCATCGAGCGGTTCACCCCCGACTCCGAACGGCTCCGCCAGATGATTGCCCGCCACGGGGAGTTTCTTTTTTTTGACACCAAAGCCAAGCAGGAATTCTGCTGCACCGTGAGGAAGGTCGAGCCCAACCAGCGCGCCCTGGCAACACTGGATGTGTGGTTCACCGGACTCCGGCGCGACCAGTCCGCGTTCCGGGGCGAAACACCAAAAGCGCAATGGGTGGTCCGGGACGGACGGCCTGTCCTGAAAAT includes the following:
- a CDS encoding phosphoadenosine phosphosulfate reductase family protein, yielding MSVPVAENVALPELAGIEELCAMTPEAQFQWALRNFGERAGIITSFQDTGCVMIDLMAAHAPGMRVITVDTLRLPEETLRLSHEIEERYGITIERFTPDSERLRQMIARHGEFLFFDTKAKQEFCCTVRKVEPNQRALATLDVWFTGLRRDQSAFRGETPKAQWVVRDGRPVLK